Proteins co-encoded in one Alphaproteobacteria bacterium genomic window:
- a CDS encoding SDR family oxidoreductase translates to MNQKLRRRVLITGASAGIGKAFAELFAAEGYDLVLTARRRERLEELARECRARHGVEAQVVVADLADPGAPQAIFDELSQAGVTVDFLVNNAGYGVPNRYVSTTWRQQADLIQVLVTAVAELSHLFLPGMVERGWGRIINVSSVAGLIPGSAGHTLYGGAKAFLINMTESLCHETVGTGVQVSALCPGFTYSEFHDVAGTRALVSQIPDRLWLTAEDVARQGFAAVMADKPVVVTGGFYKGFCLLMRLLPAVMARRTVRRHSAEFRAQG, encoded by the coding sequence TTGAACCAGAAGCTGCGCCGCCGGGTGCTGATTACCGGCGCCTCGGCCGGCATCGGCAAAGCCTTCGCGGAGCTTTTCGCGGCCGAAGGTTACGACCTGGTGCTGACAGCGCGGCGCCGCGAGCGGCTCGAGGAGCTGGCCCGGGAATGCCGCGCCCGCCACGGCGTCGAGGCCCAGGTGGTGGTGGCCGATCTGGCTGATCCGGGAGCCCCCCAGGCCATCTTCGATGAGCTCAGCCAAGCCGGCGTCACGGTCGATTTCCTGGTCAACAACGCCGGCTACGGCGTGCCCAATCGTTACGTCAGCACGACCTGGCGGCAACAGGCGGATTTGATCCAGGTGCTGGTAACCGCGGTGGCCGAGCTCAGCCACCTCTTCCTGCCAGGCATGGTCGAGCGCGGCTGGGGCCGCATCATCAACGTCTCCTCGGTGGCCGGCCTGATACCGGGCTCGGCCGGTCACACGCTCTACGGCGGCGCCAAGGCCTTCCTCATCAACATGACGGAATCCCTTTGCCACGAAACCGTGGGCACCGGCGTGCAGGTCTCGGCGCTCTGCCCCGGATTCACCTATAGCGAATTCCACGACGTCGCCGGCACCCGCGCCCTGGTCAGCCAGATCCCCGATCGCCTGTGGCTGACGGCAGAAGATGTCGCGCGCCAAGGTTTCGCTGCCGTCATGGCCGACAAGCCGGTTGTCGTCACCGGCGGATTCTACAAGGGTTTTTGCTTGCTGATGCGCTTGCTGCCGGCGGTCATGGCCCGTAGAACGGTGCGTCGGCACTCCGCCGAATTTCGCGCCCAGGGGTGA
- a CDS encoding alanine racemase, producing the protein MELNQRIELTAVVDEPGNAGDLAAAAEAAGKPLRVLIDVDVGSHRTGVTSPAAALTLANLIGGREGLELGGLQGYAGHVQHIADYGDRKARIESDLQALAQAREALRQAGFEVAVISGGGTGSHRIDAEMGLLTEIQVGSYVFCDADYDVVDLTGEDSRPYQNSLFVDLTVISANHPGFATVDGGYKNFATDGPVPVVAAGAPAGTSYQYSGDHFGRLIFADAGHRASTGQRVRCIVSHCDPTINLYDSYTCVRGDEVVEHWPIEARGRGD; encoded by the coding sequence ATGGAACTCAACCAGCGGATTGAATTGACGGCAGTCGTCGACGAGCCGGGTAACGCCGGCGATCTCGCAGCCGCTGCCGAGGCCGCCGGCAAGCCGCTTAGGGTGCTGATCGACGTCGACGTCGGCAGCCACCGCACCGGCGTCACCTCGCCAGCCGCGGCGCTGACCCTGGCCAACCTGATCGGCGGCCGTGAGGGGCTGGAGCTCGGCGGCCTGCAGGGCTACGCCGGGCACGTCCAGCACATCGCCGACTATGGCGACCGCAAAGCCCGCATCGAAAGCGACCTGCAAGCCCTGGCCCAGGCCCGCGAGGCGCTGCGCCAGGCCGGCTTCGAAGTGGCAGTGATCAGCGGCGGCGGCACCGGCTCGCACCGCATCGATGCCGAGATGGGCCTGCTGACCGAAATCCAGGTCGGCTCCTACGTCTTTTGCGACGCCGACTACGACGTCGTCGACCTGACCGGCGAGGACAGCCGGCCCTACCAGAACTCGCTGTTCGTCGATCTCACGGTGATCAGCGCCAACCACCCCGGTTTCGCCACCGTCGACGGCGGCTACAAGAACTTCGCCACCGACGGCCCGGTCCCCGTGGTGGCGGCGGGAGCCCCGGCCGGCACCAGTTACCAATATTCCGGCGACCACTTCGGCCGCCTGATTTTTGCCGACGCTGGCCACCGGGCGAGCACCGGCCAGCGCGTGCGCTGCATCGTCTCGCACTGCGACCCGACGATCAATCTTTACGACAGCTACACCTGCGTGCGCGGCGACGAGGTGGTCGAACACTGGCCCATCGAGGCCCGCGGCCGCGGCGATTAG
- a CDS encoding type II toxin-antitoxin system ParD family antitoxin, producing MPTRNIVLTESQDSFVGELVDSGRYKSASEVIRDGLRMLEDGIARREAELEDIRAGIVAGMRQADDGDFAQGSAEDAIKRVFSQARTAQDT from the coding sequence ATGCCGACGCGCAACATCGTATTGACCGAGAGCCAGGATTCCTTCGTGGGGGAGTTGGTTGATTCCGGCCGCTACAAGAGCGCCAGCGAAGTCATACGCGATGGCTTGCGTATGCTCGAGGACGGTATTGCAAGGCGCGAAGCTGAACTTGAGGATATCCGGGCGGGGATCGTGGCAGGAATGCGCCAGGCTGACGACGGGGATTTCGCGCAAGGCTCGGCTGAAGATGCGATAAAGCGCGTCTTCTCCCAAGCCCGCACGGCTCAGGATACGTGA
- a CDS encoding type II toxin-antitoxin system RelE/ParE family toxin → MKEVKLTRRAEHRLKEIAVWTISRFGPAQAEKYEGQLIERLHALALGKIPRGRSCELLLQGLTEATGLRYVQVGGHFIIYREAGDEIQVIDFVHGARDIEGIVDDLGETGS, encoded by the coding sequence GTGAAGGAAGTCAAGCTCACCCGTCGAGCCGAGCATCGCCTCAAGGAGATTGCCGTCTGGACGATCTCACGCTTCGGGCCTGCACAGGCGGAAAAATACGAAGGCCAACTGATCGAGCGTCTGCATGCCCTGGCGCTCGGGAAAATCCCGAGGGGGCGCTCTTGCGAGCTATTGCTTCAAGGACTGACCGAGGCCACGGGTCTGCGGTACGTTCAGGTGGGCGGCCACTTCATCATCTACCGGGAGGCCGGTGACGAGATTCAGGTCATCGATTTCGTCCATGGGGCAAGGGACATCGAGGGTATAGTTGACGATCTCGGTGAAACCGGGTCATAG
- a CDS encoding C-GCAxxG-C-C family protein, translating to MAVLCALFDGDREHLNIATGFCSGLARSGGPCGAMTGALLALGLVLGRDNPEHSVEQTYDAVRAMMAKFEAHLGSTNCTELLGVDLSTPEGRQAFEDRKLDSQCTAISPDLPPPWSKSSWRAPHGEGLGLSRDCRRISLADDDGDVRPLDLEVGNAVSEDIVVFRLASNTAQALVKPDRSFV from the coding sequence TTGGCGGTTCTTTGTGCCCTCTTCGACGGCGACCGGGAACATCTGAACATCGCCACGGGGTTTTGTAGCGGCTTGGCCCGCAGCGGCGGCCCCTGCGGTGCCATGACCGGCGCGCTATTGGCCTTGGGCCTGGTTTTGGGGCGGGACAATCCCGAGCATTCGGTAGAACAGACCTACGATGCCGTCCGCGCCATGATGGCCAAATTCGAAGCGCACCTCGGCTCGACCAATTGCACCGAACTGCTCGGCGTGGATCTGAGCACCCCGGAGGGGCGCCAAGCCTTCGAGGATCGCAAGCTGGACAGCCAGTGCACCGCGATATCACCGGATTTGCCGCCGCCTTGGTCGAAGAGCTCCTGGAGAGCACCGCACGGTGAAGGCTTAGGGCTTTCGAGGGATTGCCGAAGGATCAGCCTTGCCGACGATGACGGAGATGTCCGGCCACTCGATCTTGAGGTTGGAAACGCTGTGTCCGAAGACATCGTGGTTTTCCGTTTGGCCTCGAACACCGCCCAGGCGCTCGTAAAACCCGATCGCAGCTTTGTTTGA
- a CDS encoding molybdopterin-dependent oxidoreductase, whose product MNRPETLAAFQSREHQIVSGLCGVCPAGCGVRVHLAAGRIERLTPEPGHPLGLVCPRGARAAEVVYSPDRLLYPQKRIGDRGEGRFARIGWDEAYDIWVAGMRRLADEYGPESVCLTTGRGNFEYGLSEAFGPAGTSETSANGALFPFGSPNATSVGALCYAAYGMIAPEASFGLHIRELYEDIENADLILVWGSNPATDSPPLNLRRIKAAKRQGACVIVIDHRRSECVDMVGAEWIGVRPGSDTAIALAAIRLLIEDDLIDHDFVADWCLGFEELRHYVADFTPERAEALSGVPADTIHDLARAIGTSKGCSVVMLTGLEFSNGGVQTIRSIWTLQALAGHLDVPGGKLLRCPSRLKTAGRFVEPPAAPAPIGATEYPLYRQTRREAHGVELPRAILEAKPYPLRGLIVSGASLLTAWPDPDLWSRALGALDLLVTVNRFPTADMACADLVLPAATPFESESYMIHDGLIQYRRKIIEPLGEARSDYLIFAELAARLGYGELWPQSEAGMVERALAGTGISLDELKQAPQGIPFETPSRRYRKYRQPGLRPDGKPGFPTPSGKFEITSGWLAEHGYEPLPVYVEPTEGPLADIELARDFPLVLSTGARTQTAFRSQHLNIPGLVERQPEPLVHLHEDDARSRGIIDGDRVWVISPRGQVPFTARVGRHVVPGTIEANMRGGGPLGPQAWQEANVNALTDANNRDPISGFPVYKALLAEVVKA is encoded by the coding sequence TTGAACCGTCCCGAAACACTTGCCGCGTTCCAGAGTAGAGAGCACCAAATCGTCAGCGGCCTCTGTGGCGTCTGCCCGGCCGGCTGCGGCGTCCGGGTACACTTGGCCGCGGGTCGCATCGAGCGCCTGACGCCCGAGCCCGGCCACCCGCTGGGCCTGGTCTGTCCGCGCGGTGCCCGGGCCGCCGAGGTGGTCTATTCGCCCGACCGCCTGCTCTATCCGCAAAAGCGCATCGGCGACCGCGGCGAAGGCCGTTTCGCGCGCATCGGCTGGGACGAGGCTTACGACATCTGGGTTGCCGGAATGCGCCGCTTGGCCGACGAGTACGGCCCCGAGTCCGTCTGCCTGACCACCGGGCGGGGCAATTTCGAATACGGGCTTTCCGAGGCCTTCGGGCCGGCCGGCACTTCCGAGACCTCGGCCAACGGCGCCCTCTTTCCCTTCGGCTCGCCCAACGCCACCAGCGTCGGTGCGCTGTGTTACGCCGCCTACGGCATGATCGCGCCCGAGGCGAGCTTCGGTTTGCACATCCGAGAGCTATACGAAGACATCGAAAACGCCGACCTTATCCTGGTCTGGGGCAGCAATCCGGCTACCGATTCGCCACCGCTGAATCTGCGCCGCATCAAGGCTGCCAAACGCCAGGGCGCCTGCGTCATCGTCATCGACCACCGGCGCAGCGAATGCGTCGATATGGTCGGCGCCGAATGGATCGGAGTACGTCCTGGCAGCGATACGGCCATAGCTCTGGCAGCCATTCGCTTGCTGATCGAGGACGATCTGATCGACCACGATTTCGTCGCAGACTGGTGCCTGGGGTTCGAAGAACTACGCCACTACGTCGCCGACTTCACGCCCGAGCGCGCCGAGGCCCTGAGCGGCGTGCCGGCAGACACAATTCACGACTTGGCCCGGGCCATCGGCACTTCAAAGGGCTGTTCGGTGGTGATGCTCACCGGCCTCGAATTCTCCAACGGCGGCGTCCAAACCATCCGATCGATCTGGACCCTGCAGGCCCTGGCCGGACACCTCGACGTGCCCGGCGGCAAGTTGTTGCGCTGTCCCAGCCGCCTGAAAACCGCCGGCCGCTTCGTCGAGCCGCCGGCCGCGCCGGCCCCCATCGGTGCCACCGAATACCCGCTCTATCGCCAGACCCGGCGCGAGGCCCACGGCGTGGAGCTGCCCCGGGCCATCCTCGAAGCCAAGCCCTACCCGCTGCGCGGCCTGATCGTCAGCGGCGCCTCGCTGCTCACCGCCTGGCCCGACCCCGACCTCTGGAGCCGGGCCCTCGGGGCCCTTGACCTGCTGGTTACCGTCAACCGCTTTCCCACGGCCGACATGGCTTGTGCCGATCTGGTGCTGCCGGCGGCGACGCCCTTCGAGAGCGAATCGTACATGATCCACGACGGGCTCATTCAGTACCGCCGGAAAATCATCGAGCCGCTGGGCGAGGCGCGCAGCGATTATCTCATCTTTGCAGAGTTGGCGGCACGGCTGGGCTACGGCGAGCTTTGGCCGCAAAGCGAGGCGGGCATGGTGGAACGCGCCCTGGCAGGCACGGGCATCAGTCTCGATGAGCTCAAGCAAGCACCCCAGGGGATCCCTTTCGAAACCCCGTCGCGGCGCTACCGCAAGTACCGCCAACCCGGCCTAAGACCCGACGGCAAGCCCGGATTCCCGACGCCCAGCGGCAAGTTCGAGATCACTTCCGGCTGGCTGGCCGAACACGGCTACGAGCCTCTGCCGGTCTACGTCGAGCCCACGGAGGGACCGCTGGCCGATATCGAACTGGCTCGGGATTTTCCGCTCGTACTGAGTACCGGCGCCCGCACCCAGACGGCCTTTCGCTCGCAACACCTCAACATCCCCGGCTTGGTCGAGCGCCAACCCGAGCCCTTGGTGCACCTCCATGAGGACGACGCCCGGTCTCGCGGCATCATCGACGGTGACCGCGTCTGGGTAATTTCGCCGCGCGGCCAGGTGCCCTTCACTGCCCGCGTCGGCCGCCACGTGGTGCCGGGCACCATTGAGGCCAACATGAGGGGCGGCGGCCCGCTCGGGCCCCAGGCCTGGCAAGAGGCCAACGTCAACGCCCTGACGGACGCCAATAACCGCGACCCGATCTCGGGATTTCCCGTCTACAAGGCGTTGCTGGCGGAAGTGGTGAAGGCCTAG
- a CDS encoding DUF2087 domain-containing protein, whose protein sequence is MAQAISYIRVFASERSLAGPGLEAQREILEHFAAAGGFHIAREYIEVERGSGPDRLQGRSALIRALKRARWLELPVLVAGIEAVARDAATLAEVMTRGVRIVVAGGEPFEIQPYAGTLSALPDREKPVRRRGNPQIAAARRQAAAALNGKARQHARAVEPYIREAREAGLGSFRRIADHLAARGVPTARGGAWSAKQVSNIVARLEPVLHRFLEPDDGRLRALPRQRQARGEVLRYLATKFDAEASYAEGEVNSLIRTWHSFGDHSLLRRELVEAGLLKRTRDGSKYWREG, encoded by the coding sequence ATGGCCCAAGCTATTTCCTACATCCGCGTATTCGCCTCGGAACGCAGCCTCGCGGGCCCCGGGCTCGAGGCCCAGCGCGAGATCCTGGAACACTTCGCCGCGGCCGGCGGCTTCCACATTGCGCGTGAATACATCGAGGTCGAGCGTGGCTCCGGCCCCGACCGCCTGCAGGGCCGCTCCGCCCTGATCCGGGCTCTCAAGCGGGCTCGCTGGCTGGAGCTGCCGGTGCTGGTCGCCGGCATCGAGGCTGTGGCCCGCGATGCCGCGACGCTGGCCGAGGTCATGACCCGTGGCGTACGGATAGTGGTGGCTGGCGGCGAGCCGTTCGAGATTCAGCCCTATGCGGGAACCTTGTCGGCGCTGCCCGATCGCGAAAAACCGGTGCGGCGGCGCGGCAATCCGCAAATCGCTGCGGCCCGGCGCCAGGCCGCCGCGGCGCTAAATGGCAAGGCGCGGCAGCACGCCCGGGCCGTCGAGCCCTATATCCGCGAGGCCCGCGAGGCCGGGCTGGGGTCGTTTCGCCGCATCGCCGACCACCTGGCGGCGCGCGGCGTGCCGACGGCACGCGGCGGGGCCTGGAGCGCCAAACAGGTCTCGAACATCGTGGCCCGGCTGGAGCCGGTGTTGCACCGTTTTCTCGAGCCCGACGACGGCCGCCTGCGGGCGCTGCCCCGCCAGCGCCAAGCCCGGGGCGAGGTGCTGCGCTATCTGGCCACCAAGTTCGATGCCGAAGCGAGCTACGCCGAGGGCGAGGTCAACAGCCTCATCCGCACCTGGCACAGCTTCGGCGACCACAGCCTTCTGCGCCGCGAACTGGTCGAGGCAGGCCTGCTCAAACGCACCCGTGACGGCAGCAAATACTGGCGCGAAGGGTAG